The following proteins are co-located in the Agromyces laixinhei genome:
- a CDS encoding APC family permease, with protein sequence MTNEAGTPPGELKSPKHWIIGDPLPTEKLEGQLLPKRFALPIFASDPLSSVAYAPQELVMILMVGGLAFLSFAPWVALAVVVLLVTVVASYRQLIRAYPSGGGDYEVAHRNLGEKSGLVVASALLVDYVMTVVVSVASGVDNIISAIPELNPFRVELAIAFVIILAAINLRGVSESSKAFAVPTYLFIGSVFVMVVVGLTRTLLGDPPVAESATFGVEAESLTQAGIILLLLRSFASGCSALTGVEAISNGVPAFKRPKVKNAQHTLVLMGGIAIVLFAGLTALALISQVHYAEDPCHLIGWSECATEPQRSLIAQVAAATFGDATVFFYVIQATTALVLLLAANTAFNGFPLLGSVLARDGYAPKSLSTRGDRLIYSNGVVILALAASLILLIFQANLTVLIQLYIIGVFVSFTLGQTGMVRHWLRELSRLRHPAKGAPKRAARAADLDGAAPLTRGAILRALVINAIGAAMTAVVLIVVTITKFTHGAWIVFLLMPILFFLMMGVNRYYRDVEREIAVDPITTFGATGDHAIVLVGRMQKPTLKALDYAIAARHDSLEAVHVSLDEEQTKQLKKDWVKQNIRVKLRILHSPYRDLSHPLVTYIKSRREEHGAEVVTVYIPQYVVGHWWENILHNHKARRIRQKLLLVHGVTVALVPWLLDSSDLLYGRRSRPLPGQDRRGEPVRPVLRRPLVESNRKRR encoded by the coding sequence GTGACGAATGAGGCGGGCACACCGCCGGGAGAATTGAAGTCGCCGAAGCACTGGATCATCGGCGACCCGCTGCCCACAGAGAAGCTCGAGGGCCAGCTCCTCCCGAAGCGCTTCGCGCTGCCGATCTTCGCGAGCGACCCGCTCTCGTCGGTCGCGTACGCCCCGCAGGAACTCGTGATGATCCTCATGGTCGGCGGACTCGCCTTCCTGAGCTTCGCGCCCTGGGTCGCGCTCGCGGTGGTCGTGCTGCTCGTGACGGTCGTCGCGAGCTACCGCCAGCTGATCCGGGCGTACCCCTCGGGCGGCGGAGACTACGAGGTCGCCCACCGAAACCTCGGCGAGAAGTCGGGCCTGGTCGTCGCATCGGCCCTGCTCGTCGACTACGTGATGACGGTCGTCGTCTCGGTCGCGTCAGGCGTCGACAACATCATCTCCGCGATCCCCGAGCTGAACCCGTTCCGGGTCGAACTCGCGATCGCCTTCGTCATCATCCTCGCGGCCATCAACCTGCGCGGCGTCTCGGAGTCGTCGAAGGCGTTCGCCGTGCCGACGTACCTCTTCATCGGCAGTGTCTTCGTGATGGTCGTCGTCGGCCTGACCCGCACGCTCCTCGGCGATCCGCCGGTCGCCGAGTCGGCGACCTTCGGCGTCGAGGCGGAGTCCCTCACGCAGGCGGGCATCATCCTGTTGCTGCTGCGTTCCTTCGCGAGCGGATGCTCCGCCCTCACGGGCGTGGAGGCGATCTCGAACGGGGTGCCGGCCTTCAAGCGCCCGAAGGTGAAGAACGCGCAGCACACGCTCGTGCTCATGGGCGGTATCGCGATCGTGCTCTTCGCCGGCCTCACGGCACTCGCCCTCATCTCGCAGGTGCATTACGCGGAGGACCCGTGTCACCTGATCGGCTGGTCCGAGTGCGCGACCGAGCCGCAGCGCAGCCTCATCGCGCAGGTCGCAGCCGCGACGTTCGGCGATGCGACCGTGTTCTTCTACGTGATCCAGGCGACGACGGCGCTCGTGCTGCTGCTCGCCGCGAACACCGCGTTCAACGGGTTCCCGCTGCTCGGTTCGGTGCTCGCCCGCGACGGCTACGCACCGAAGTCGCTGTCGACCCGCGGCGACCGCCTGATCTACTCGAACGGCGTCGTGATCCTCGCGCTCGCGGCATCCCTCATCCTGCTGATCTTCCAGGCGAACCTGACCGTGCTGATCCAGCTCTACATCATCGGCGTCTTCGTGTCGTTCACGCTCGGTCAGACGGGCATGGTTCGGCACTGGCTGCGAGAACTCTCCCGGCTGCGGCATCCGGCGAAGGGCGCACCGAAGCGCGCTGCTCGCGCCGCCGACCTCGACGGCGCCGCGCCGCTCACTCGCGGCGCGATCCTTCGTGCACTCGTGATCAATGCGATCGGTGCCGCGATGACCGCCGTCGTGCTCATCGTGGTGACGATCACGAAGTTCACGCACGGCGCGTGGATCGTGTTCCTGCTGATGCCGATCCTGTTCTTCCTGATGATGGGCGTGAACCGGTATTACCGCGACGTCGAGCGCGAGATCGCGGTCGACCCGATCACGACGTTCGGAGCGACCGGCGACCACGCGATCGTGCTGGTCGGCCGCATGCAGAAGCCCACGCTCAAGGCGCTCGACTATGCGATCGCGGCCCGTCACGATTCACTCGAGGCCGTTCACGTCTCGCTCGACGAAGAGCAGACGAAGCAGCTGAAGAAGGACTGGGTCAAGCAGAACATCCGCGTGAAGCTGCGCATCCTGCACTCCCCGTACCGCGATCTCAGCCACCCGCTCGTCACCTACATCAAGTCCCGGCGCGAAGAGCACGGCGCCGAGGTCGTGACCGTGTACATCCCGCAGTACGTCGTGGGGCACTGGTGGGAGAACATCCTTCACAACCACAAGGCCCGGCGCATCCGCCAGAAACTGCTGCTCGTGCACGGCGTCACCGTCGCCCTCGTGCCGTGGCTGCTCGACTCCTCCGACCTG
- a CDS encoding copper resistance CopC family protein, translated as MTSATTVTTLGAGARATRLRAMVLAAAALTVAAGLTLAGASTAFAHDELVASSPEPGEVFDTAPTEVALDFSNDIIEVGTAIEVVDHHGVDIDMGDPVVAGPRVTAALPADLAGEYQVRWRAVSSDGHPIEGTIDFGVGADATGVWTEEPPHDDAATGDDDAAGDHAEGDHDEADHDEADAAAQGGPDGWAVAGFIVGGLGIIALIAAVILNAKRKSAGPGAGSGDGDGSGTGTPGTDA; from the coding sequence ATGACTTCAGCAACCACCGTGACCACCCTCGGCGCCGGCGCCCGGGCGACGCGCCTGCGTGCCATGGTGCTCGCCGCCGCGGCACTCACCGTCGCCGCCGGCCTGACCCTGGCCGGCGCCTCCACCGCGTTCGCGCATGACGAGCTCGTGGCGTCGAGCCCCGAGCCGGGCGAGGTCTTCGACACCGCTCCCACCGAGGTCGCCCTCGACTTCTCGAACGACATCATCGAGGTGGGCACGGCCATCGAGGTCGTCGACCACCATGGCGTCGACATCGACATGGGCGACCCGGTCGTCGCGGGCCCGCGCGTGACCGCCGCCCTGCCGGCCGACCTCGCAGGCGAGTACCAGGTGCGCTGGCGCGCCGTCTCGAGCGACGGCCACCCCATCGAGGGCACGATCGACTTCGGCGTCGGGGCCGACGCCACCGGAGTCTGGACCGAGGAGCCGCCCCACGACGACGCGGCGACCGGCGACGACGACGCTGCGGGCGACCACGCTGAGGGCGACCACGACGAGGCCGACCACGACGAGGCCGACGCCGCCGCGCAGGGCGGCCCCGACGGATGGGCCGTCGCAGGCTTCATCGTCGGCGGACTCGGCATCATCGCCCTCATCGCCGCGGTCATCTTGAACGCGAAGCGCAAGAGCGCCGGCCCCGGTGCGGGCTCGGGCGACGGCGACGGCTCGGGAACCGGTACGCCCGGCACCGACGCCTGA
- a CDS encoding PadR family transcriptional regulator — protein MTPPVFAHGSLRLYLLALLDEQPRHGYELIQALSDRFGGTYSPSAGTIYPRLSKLEEEGLVSKTADGRKTVYEITDAGRAELEARRDELDSIEDEVTDSVRRLADGVRAEVNDAMRSLRAELASAAREAKRSSTKMPASAANSASGTSGSTAWSADARAETSRAVHEADLVLSEFRQQLRTDLRTRASRGRVTPETVTLLRARLAQVRADVLATIGDH, from the coding sequence ATGACCCCGCCGGTCTTCGCCCACGGCAGCCTGCGCCTCTACCTGCTCGCCCTGCTCGACGAGCAGCCGCGGCACGGCTACGAGTTGATCCAGGCTCTGTCCGATCGCTTCGGCGGCACGTACAGCCCGAGCGCCGGCACCATCTACCCCCGCCTCTCGAAGCTCGAGGAGGAGGGCCTCGTCTCGAAGACCGCCGACGGTCGCAAGACCGTCTACGAGATCACGGATGCCGGCCGCGCCGAACTCGAGGCCCGCCGCGACGAGCTCGACAGCATCGAAGACGAGGTCACCGACTCGGTACGCCGCCTCGCCGACGGGGTGCGGGCCGAGGTCAACGACGCGATGCGCTCGCTCCGCGCCGAGCTCGCGAGCGCCGCCCGTGAGGCCAAGCGCTCCTCGACGAAGATGCCGGCATCGGCAGCGAACTCGGCGAGCGGCACGAGCGGTTCGACGGCGTGGAGCGCCGACGCCCGCGCCGAGACGAGCCGCGCGGTGCACGAGGCCGACCTCGTGCTGAGCGAGTTCCGGCAGCAGCTGCGCACCGACCTGCGCACGAGGGCGAGCCGCGGGCGGGTCACCCCGGAGACGGTCACCCTGCTGCGCGCGCGTCTCGCGCAGGTGCGGGCCGATGTGCTCGCGACGATCGGCGACCACTAG
- a CDS encoding DUF4097 family beta strand repeat-containing protein, translating to MSIEKWVVNPGETRIIDLELVRKLKVGLIGGKVDVIAHDEPGARIEVSNVTGKDLKIEIDGDSLDIDHPQLRWDNFIDVFKGWAGNAKAEVSILAPRHVVMKLGMVSGDTLVSGFATDAKLSTVSGDLVLDNHEGDVELSTVSGEVSAGNHTGRITAHSVSGDVVATGDVRSFNADTVSGNMILDAFGTPDRVDTNTVAGDLTVRFDAGSGARYRINTVGGTVLIDDTTIKGMLGKGFERVTGELSGTWLDLGANSVSGSISVIRRERTSAADAAGASHGDTTGGSGPAADEASA from the coding sequence ATGTCCATCGAGAAATGGGTCGTCAACCCCGGAGAGACTCGGATCATCGACCTCGAACTGGTCCGCAAGCTCAAGGTCGGCCTCATCGGCGGCAAGGTCGACGTGATCGCCCACGACGAGCCCGGCGCGCGCATCGAGGTCTCGAACGTCACCGGCAAAGACCTGAAGATCGAGATCGACGGCGACTCGCTCGACATCGACCACCCGCAACTGCGGTGGGACAACTTCATCGACGTCTTCAAGGGCTGGGCCGGCAACGCGAAGGCCGAGGTCTCCATCCTCGCGCCGCGCCACGTGGTCATGAAGCTCGGCATGGTCTCCGGCGACACCCTCGTCTCGGGGTTCGCGACCGATGCGAAGCTCTCGACCGTCTCGGGCGACCTCGTGCTCGACAATCACGAGGGCGACGTCGAACTCTCGACCGTCTCGGGCGAGGTCTCGGCCGGCAACCACACCGGCCGCATCACCGCGCACTCGGTGTCCGGCGATGTCGTCGCCACGGGCGACGTGCGCTCGTTCAACGCCGACACGGTCTCCGGCAACATGATCCTCGACGCGTTCGGCACGCCCGACCGGGTCGACACCAACACCGTCGCGGGCGACCTCACGGTGCGTTTCGACGCCGGGTCGGGCGCCCGCTACCGCATCAACACCGTCGGCGGCACGGTGCTCATCGACGACACGACCATCAAGGGCATGCTCGGCAAGGGCTTCGAGCGCGTCACCGGCGAACTCTCGGGCACCTGGCTCGACCTCGGCGCCAACAGCGTCTCGGGCTCCATCTCCGTCATCCGCCGCGAGCGCACGAGCGCTGCGGATGCCGCCGGCGCAAGCCACGGCGACACGACGGGCGGTTCGGGGCCGGCCGCCGACGAGGCATCCGCATGA
- a CDS encoding MerR family transcriptional regulator, producing the protein MDWSIQEIAKLAGTTSRTLRHYDDIGLLAPTRIGSNGYRHYDDDALVRLQRILLLRELGLGLSAIGEVLSREASAPHALRSHLEWLRGEQERLARQIASVVSTIGALEGGEQLMAENMFDGFDHTQYKEEVEERWGADAYAKSDAWWRSLNSDEKAAWQQRVTQLSRDWISASERGIDPEGDEAQALAQRQFEWLRGVPGTPGGGAGGPTKEYFLGLAEMYVADERFGANYGGRAGAEFVRDAMTAYAEREL; encoded by the coding sequence GTGGACTGGTCGATCCAGGAGATCGCGAAGCTCGCCGGCACGACGAGCCGCACCCTGCGTCACTACGACGACATCGGGCTGCTCGCGCCGACGCGCATCGGCTCGAACGGGTATCGCCACTACGACGACGACGCGCTCGTGCGGCTGCAGCGCATCCTGTTGCTGCGGGAGCTCGGCCTCGGCCTCTCCGCGATCGGCGAGGTGCTGAGCCGAGAGGCGAGCGCGCCCCATGCGCTCCGCAGCCACCTCGAGTGGCTGCGGGGCGAGCAGGAGCGACTGGCGCGACAGATCGCGTCGGTCGTCAGCACCATCGGAGCATTGGAGGGAGGTGAACAACTGATGGCAGAGAACATGTTCGACGGATTCGACCACACCCAGTACAAGGAGGAGGTCGAAGAGCGGTGGGGCGCAGACGCGTATGCGAAGAGCGACGCATGGTGGCGCTCGCTGAACTCCGACGAGAAGGCTGCGTGGCAGCAGCGCGTGACGCAGCTGAGTCGCGACTGGATCTCGGCGTCCGAGCGGGGCATCGACCCCGAGGGCGACGAGGCTCAGGCGCTCGCGCAGCGGCAGTTCGAGTGGCTCCGCGGCGTGCCCGGCACTCCGGGCGGCGGAGCCGGCGGACCGACGAAGGAGTACTTCCTCGGCCTCGCCGAGATGTACGTGGCCGATGAGCGCTTCGGCGCGAACTACGGCGGCCGGGCGGGCGCCGAGTTCGTGCGTGACGCGATGACGGCCTACGCCGAGCGCGAGCTGTAG
- a CDS encoding YczE/YyaS/YitT family protein, protein MRRLPRFRSADPAPVLARRFVQLFVGLFLYGLGIALIVRGELGVAPWDVLTQGIAKQTGLGFGLITVITSGVVLLLWIPIRQRLGLGTVMNALLVGPAADVGLWLIPAGLDLWVRALLLPAGIIVLAIATGLYIGAHFGPGPRDGLMTGLHRVTGWKIWIVRTGIELVVLAVGWMLGGNVGIGTVAFALFIGPLCGYTIPMFAIRRTPAAPAPRRRQRIASEATGPLPPTEPASSDARGYSSRSA, encoded by the coding sequence ATGCGCCGCTTGCCCCGCTTCCGCTCCGCCGACCCGGCGCCCGTGCTGGCACGCCGCTTCGTGCAGCTCTTCGTCGGCCTGTTCCTCTACGGCCTCGGCATCGCGCTCATCGTGCGCGGCGAACTCGGCGTCGCCCCGTGGGACGTGCTGACCCAGGGCATCGCGAAGCAGACCGGCCTCGGATTCGGCCTCATCACCGTCATCACGAGCGGTGTCGTGCTGCTGCTGTGGATCCCGATCCGCCAGCGCCTCGGTCTCGGCACCGTCATGAACGCGCTGCTCGTCGGCCCGGCCGCCGACGTCGGGCTCTGGCTCATCCCGGCCGGCCTCGACCTCTGGGTTCGTGCGCTGCTCCTGCCCGCGGGCATCATCGTGCTCGCCATCGCCACGGGCCTCTACATCGGGGCGCACTTCGGCCCCGGCCCGCGCGACGGCCTCATGACCGGCCTCCACCGCGTCACCGGCTGGAAGATCTGGATCGTGCGCACCGGCATCGAGCTCGTGGTGCTCGCGGTCGGCTGGATGCTCGGCGGCAATGTCGGCATCGGCACGGTCGCGTTCGCGCTCTTCATCGGCCCGCTGTGCGGATACACGATCCCGATGTTCGCGATCCGTCGCACCCCGGCCGCTCCGGCGCCACGTCGGAGGCAACGCATCGCGTCGGAGGCAACGGGTCCGTTGCCTCCGACCGAACCCGCTTCCTCCGACGCGCGCGGCTACAGCTCGCGCTCGGCGTAG
- a CDS encoding PLP-dependent aminotransferase family protein — protein MVDSTLHARALGNLLGDWRGGAGSAYQALAERIRLLIVDGRIAVDTRVPAERDLAERLGLSRTTVTAAYRHLREQGLLHSVRGSGSVARLPGAPAMLPAPLETEYIDFSKASPPALPWLPDVARLAADDLAGYLADPGYDPIGTPVLRAAIADRYAARGLPTSPDQIMVTIGAQHAIALLSRALVGRGDRALIEVPTYPHAYEAFRAAGARLVPVPVAPHGPGIDEREETAALVQAIRHSNPVAAYLMPDFQNPTGRTMSRESRAQVLDAAARQGTVVIADETTAELDIDRAGRFPPMAADGRAVLIGSVGKTVWGGIRVGWIRAERPLIRRLLAVRAPGDLGTPILEQLMVARLLGRMDEILALRREQLREGRGRLEALLARAFPSWEVPHIDGGIVTWVGLGSPVSSQLALGARREGLIVAAGPRFGVDGAFERFLRLPICYPPEVTDAAVAALARTWRSLAHSPVAEPEPELLASVV, from the coding sequence ATGGTGGACTCCACACTGCACGCCCGAGCGCTCGGGAACCTGCTCGGCGACTGGCGCGGCGGCGCCGGCAGTGCGTACCAGGCGCTCGCCGAGCGCATCCGGCTGCTCATCGTCGACGGGCGCATCGCCGTCGACACGAGAGTTCCCGCCGAACGCGACCTCGCAGAGCGCCTCGGCCTCAGCCGCACCACCGTGACGGCGGCGTATCGCCACCTGCGCGAGCAGGGACTGCTGCACAGCGTGCGCGGATCGGGCAGCGTCGCTCGCCTGCCGGGGGCGCCAGCCATGCTCCCTGCTCCCCTCGAGACCGAGTACATCGACTTCTCGAAGGCGTCGCCGCCCGCGCTCCCCTGGCTGCCCGATGTCGCCCGCCTGGCGGCCGACGACCTCGCCGGGTACCTGGCTGATCCCGGCTACGACCCCATCGGCACCCCGGTGCTGCGCGCGGCGATCGCCGACCGCTACGCGGCCCGCGGCCTGCCGACCTCGCCCGACCAGATCATGGTCACCATCGGCGCGCAGCACGCGATCGCGCTGCTCTCCCGCGCACTCGTCGGCCGCGGCGACCGCGCCCTCATCGAGGTGCCGACCTACCCGCACGCCTACGAGGCGTTCCGCGCTGCGGGCGCCAGGCTCGTTCCGGTGCCGGTCGCGCCGCACGGCCCAGGCATCGACGAACGCGAAGAGACGGCGGCGCTGGTGCAGGCGATCCGACACTCGAATCCCGTCGCTGCGTACCTCATGCCCGACTTCCAGAATCCGACCGGGCGCACGATGAGCCGCGAGTCGAGGGCGCAGGTGCTCGACGCGGCCGCTCGCCAGGGCACGGTCGTGATCGCCGACGAGACCACCGCCGAGCTCGACATCGATCGGGCGGGCCGCTTCCCGCCGATGGCGGCCGACGGCCGAGCGGTGCTCATCGGCTCGGTCGGCAAGACGGTGTGGGGCGGCATCCGGGTGGGGTGGATCCGTGCCGAGCGCCCGCTCATCAGACGGCTGCTCGCCGTGCGCGCCCCGGGCGACCTCGGCACGCCGATCCTCGAGCAGCTCATGGTCGCGCGACTCCTCGGTCGCATGGACGAAATCCTCGCGCTGCGCCGCGAGCAGCTGCGCGAGGGCCGCGGCCGGCTGGAAGCGCTCCTTGCGCGCGCCTTCCCGTCGTGGGAGGTGCCGCACATCGACGGGGGCATCGTGACGTGGGTCGGTCTCGGCTCGCCCGTCAGTTCGCAGCTTGCGCTCGGCGCACGCCGCGAGGGCCTCATCGTGGCAGCGGGCCCCCGCTTCGGCGTCGATGGCGCGTTCGAGCGGTTCCTGCGGCTTCCGATCTGCTATCCACCCGAGGTGACGGATGCCGCGGTGGCGGCGCTCGCCCGCACGTGGCGGTCGCTGGCGCACTCCCCGGTGGCCGAACCCGAGCCGGAGCTGCTCGCGTCAGTGGTGTGA
- a CDS encoding DUF5655 domain-containing protein, whose protein sequence is MAEASWHELTGDLDDDDLAMITAFRRFCRGLPDVEERVHTSEVAYAGARVFASGYIKSHYLELGIELLREVTDPKPRTSFATSKRVTMHRYSLRHPEQFDDAIRALIREASETVGPGTRTGGTPK, encoded by the coding sequence ATGGCTGAGGCGAGCTGGCACGAACTCACCGGCGATCTCGACGACGACGATCTCGCGATGATCACCGCGTTCCGTCGCTTCTGTCGCGGATTGCCCGACGTGGAGGAACGCGTCCACACATCCGAGGTCGCGTACGCCGGAGCGCGGGTGTTCGCGTCGGGCTACATCAAGAGCCACTACCTCGAACTCGGTATCGAGCTGCTGCGCGAGGTCACCGACCCGAAGCCTCGCACCTCGTTCGCCACTTCGAAACGGGTGACCATGCACCGGTACAGCCTGCGGCATCCCGAACAGTTCGACGACGCGATCCGAGCGCTCATTCGCGAAGCGTCTGAAACCGTCGGGCCGGGCACCCGCACCGGCGGCACCCCGAAGTGA
- a CDS encoding TetR/AcrR family transcriptional regulator — protein sequence MSKGGFYGHFDDRSALLEEMLDVWEHRSTAEVIEGVERKGGDAMTKGRRAAALTFSDELLTIDLAVRDWARHERPVADRLRRVDERRMDYLRSLLAESCTDEGEVEARCLIAFSVAIGNRLIDVDHGARSRAEVLDSISGWLFTP from the coding sequence GTGAGCAAGGGCGGCTTCTACGGGCACTTCGATGACCGTTCAGCGTTGCTGGAGGAGATGCTCGACGTCTGGGAGCACAGAAGCACTGCCGAAGTGATCGAGGGTGTGGAGCGAAAAGGCGGCGACGCCATGACCAAGGGGCGGCGCGCGGCCGCGCTCACGTTCAGCGATGAACTGCTGACGATCGACCTCGCGGTCCGCGACTGGGCCCGCCACGAGCGGCCGGTCGCCGACCGTCTGCGCCGCGTCGACGAACGGCGGATGGATTACCTGCGCTCGCTGCTGGCCGAATCATGCACCGACGAAGGCGAGGTCGAAGCCCGCTGCCTCATCGCCTTCTCGGTCGCCATCGGCAACCGCCTCATCGACGTCGACCATGGCGCGCGCAGCCGCGCCGAAGTGCTGGACTCGATCTCTGGATGGCTCTTCACTCCCTAG
- a CDS encoding TetR/AcrR family transcriptional regulator — MTGRPRSTDVDRRLESAALMLFARGGLSAVSFDAVARQAGVSRTAIYRRWDTREALVAASLRAFRAAAESGLEDWTDRTLDAILDIFVDRAAAALDDAFARNLLRHLVALGPDGEAITHTYLAEMIVPRREAFSAKIREAQARGQIEPTRDPDLMQDLLAGALIQRLLLWGDLASGTDPRDYVEAVLEAVGFPRRPGSRARE; from the coding sequence ATGACCGGCCGACCGCGCAGCACTGACGTCGATCGCCGATTGGAGAGTGCCGCGCTGATGCTGTTCGCCAGAGGTGGCCTGTCGGCCGTGAGCTTCGACGCGGTCGCACGTCAAGCGGGCGTCAGCCGCACCGCGATCTACCGCCGGTGGGACACGCGGGAGGCGCTCGTCGCCGCCTCGCTTCGCGCCTTTCGTGCCGCTGCGGAGTCGGGCCTGGAGGATTGGACCGACCGCACGCTGGACGCGATCCTCGACATCTTCGTCGACCGCGCTGCCGCCGCATTGGACGATGCGTTCGCCCGGAATCTGCTCCGTCACCTGGTAGCGCTCGGCCCTGACGGCGAGGCCATCACCCACACCTACCTCGCGGAGATGATCGTTCCCAGACGCGAGGCGTTCTCCGCAAAGATCCGAGAAGCCCAAGCTCGAGGCCAGATCGAACCCACCCGTGATCCCGATCTCATGCAGGATCTGCTCGCTGGTGCCCTGATCCAGCGGCTGCTGCTGTGGGGCGACCTCGCCTCCGGCACCGACCCGAGGGACTATGTTGAAGCGGTCCTCGAGGCGGTGGGATTCCCCCGACGCCCCGGAAGCCGCGCTAGGGAGTGA
- a CDS encoding SDR family oxidoreductase has product MQTVSDSTAFITGGASGIGLGMARAFAAEGAKLALADLNGDDLRKAQHELGATTDVITFTLDVRDRDAMAAAADRTEQELGPVRVLCNNAGVGSGMGGMNLQAMSYQHWDHTLGINLGGVVNGMQTFVPRMIERGGPGHVVNTSSGSGLAVIGGAQFMYCASKFAVTGLSEAIANLLKPHGIGLTLVSPGFVNTRIAETTRGLDPSETATESMDPEYREKLERFEALFEQLGQDPDVVGAMVLNAIHDDQLYCQPDRLMADPIHARCNALLEAMPAETERDRKMTEMIQNARR; this is encoded by the coding sequence ATGCAGACGGTCTCTGACAGCACCGCGTTCATCACCGGCGGAGCCAGTGGCATCGGCCTCGGCATGGCCCGCGCCTTTGCCGCCGAAGGAGCCAAGCTGGCCCTGGCCGACCTGAACGGTGACGACCTGCGTAAGGCGCAACACGAGCTGGGGGCAACGACCGACGTGATCACCTTCACGCTCGACGTCCGCGACCGCGACGCGATGGCGGCAGCCGCCGACCGGACCGAGCAGGAACTCGGCCCGGTCCGCGTCCTCTGCAACAACGCCGGCGTCGGCAGCGGGATGGGCGGCATGAACCTCCAGGCGATGAGCTATCAGCACTGGGACCACACGCTGGGCATCAACCTGGGCGGTGTCGTGAATGGCATGCAGACCTTCGTGCCCCGCATGATCGAGCGGGGCGGGCCGGGACATGTCGTCAACACCTCCTCGGGCTCCGGCCTCGCCGTCATCGGCGGCGCCCAGTTCATGTACTGCGCATCGAAGTTCGCCGTAACCGGTCTCTCCGAGGCGATCGCAAACCTGCTGAAGCCGCACGGGATCGGCCTCACTCTGGTGAGTCCGGGCTTCGTCAACACCCGGATCGCGGAGACGACCCGCGGGCTCGACCCCTCAGAGACCGCGACTGAATCGATGGATCCGGAGTACAGGGAGAAACTGGAGCGTTTCGAGGCACTCTTCGAACAGCTGGGTCAGGATCCCGACGTGGTCGGCGCAATGGTGCTGAATGCCATCCACGACGATCAGCTCTACTGTCAGCCCGATCGCCTGATGGCTGATCCCATTCATGCCCGCTGCAACGCCCTGCTCGAAGCCATGCCTGCAGAGACCGAGCGAGACCGCAAGATGACGGAGATGATCCAGAATGCCCGTCGGTAG